In Irregularibacter muris, the following are encoded in one genomic region:
- a CDS encoding NAD(P)H-dependent oxidoreductase, with protein MKKRLIAIMLILSLVVALAGCAASENSKGEENQQQSKNTDSEAGASTADGETSASLLPEDLVKEYKPKGFTDGEAKKAMFIVGDPRKYSVNYDLVYTAMKHFEEKGVEVELRDLYDINFNPVITKDNFYYAKDGAGEPSAEIKKEQDFVTKADYIIFCYPNWHDTPTAIVKGYMESVFAKQFAYRDTQDGLEGLLKDKSIYTIMNAGFLGGGRGYIGDGVGIDDEAWDEYMKAFKVFDDDTAGFWGVQNKGRFVNDRTPANNSENYKEELEKLREDLVKKLDKDFF; from the coding sequence ATGAAAAAAAGATTGATTGCTATTATGCTCATTCTTTCTTTAGTAGTTGCCTTAGCAGGTTGTGCTGCTAGTGAAAACTCAAAAGGAGAGGAAAATCAACAGCAAAGTAAAAATACAGATTCAGAAGCTGGTGCCAGTACTGCAGATGGAGAAACCTCAGCTTCTTTACTACCTGAAGATTTAGTAAAAGAATATAAGCCTAAGGGATTTACCGATGGAGAGGCTAAAAAAGCTATGTTTATTGTAGGAGATCCAAGAAAATACAGCGTAAACTATGATTTGGTTTATACAGCTATGAAGCATTTTGAAGAAAAGGGCGTAGAGGTAGAACTAAGAGATCTATATGATATCAACTTCAACCCAGTAATTACGAAGGACAATTTTTATTATGCGAAAGACGGTGCTGGAGAGCCCAGTGCAGAGATCAAAAAAGAGCAGGATTTTGTTACAAAAGCAGATTATATTATCTTTTGTTATCCCAATTGGCATGATACTCCCACAGCTATAGTAAAGGGCTATATGGAAAGCGTTTTTGCAAAACAATTCGCCTATAGAGATACCCAAGACGGCTTAGAGGGATTACTCAAGGATAAATCTATCTATACCATAATGAATGCTGGCTTCTTAGGGGGCGGTAGAGGGTATATAGGAGATGGTGTAGGCATTGATGATGAAGCTTGGGATGAATATATGAAGGCTTTTAAAGTATTTGATGATGATACAGCAGGATTTTGGGGTGTGCAAAACAAAGGAAGATTTGTAAATGATAGAACTCCCGCCAATAATTCTGAAAATTATAAAGAAGAGTTAGAAAAATTAAGAGAAGATTTAGTTAAAAAATTAGATAAGGATTTTTTCTAA